A window from Streptomyces sp. NBC_00299 encodes these proteins:
- a CDS encoding protein meaA, with translation MTERQPAEGKREKDRPWLMRTYAGHSTAEASNELYRRNLAKGQTGLSVAFDLPTQTGYDSDHILARGEVGRVGVPVAHLGDMRRLFQDIPLEQMNTSMTINATAMWLLALYQVVAEEQGADITKLQGTTQNDIVKEYLSRGTHVFPPGPSLRLTTDMITYTVSHIPKWNPINICSYHLQEAGATPVQEIAYAMSTAIAVLDAVRDSGQVPAEKFGDVVARISFFVNAGVRFIEEMCKMRAFGRIWDQVTRERYGIENPKQRRFRYGVQVNSLGLTEAQPENNVQRIVLEMLAVTLSKDARARAVQLPAWNEALGLPRPWDQQWSLRIQQVLAHESDLLEYEDIFEGSHVIEAKVAKLVEESLAEIDRIQEMGGAMAAVESGYLKSQLVSSHAERRGRIESGQEKIIGVNIFETTEPNPLTADLDTAIQTVDPAVEARVIGSLEHWRDTRYQPPFNHPRPCKALDRLKEAAKGTANLMEATLECARAGVTTGEWAGALREVFGEFRAPTGVSSAPVAVPAEEGSAMADVRRRVDLTAKDMGVGKLRFLVGKPGLDGHSNGAEQIAVRARDAGFEVVYQGIRLTPEQIVDAALAEDVHAVGLSILSGSHAQLVPDVLERLRVAGATEIPVIAGGIIPNGDAEQLRAAGVAAVFTPKDFDITGIIGRIVDEIRKANKLDPLEVPA, from the coding sequence ATGACTGAGCGTCAGCCCGCCGAAGGCAAGCGGGAGAAGGACCGGCCGTGGCTCATGCGCACGTACGCCGGTCACTCCACGGCCGAGGCGTCCAACGAGTTGTACCGGCGCAACCTCGCCAAGGGCCAGACCGGTCTGTCGGTCGCGTTCGACCTGCCGACACAGACCGGCTACGACTCCGACCACATCCTCGCCCGCGGCGAGGTCGGCCGGGTCGGCGTACCGGTGGCCCATCTCGGTGACATGCGCCGGCTGTTCCAGGACATCCCCCTGGAGCAGATGAACACCTCGATGACGATCAACGCCACCGCCATGTGGCTGCTGGCGCTCTACCAGGTCGTCGCCGAGGAGCAGGGCGCGGACATCACCAAGCTCCAGGGCACGACCCAGAACGACATCGTCAAGGAGTACCTGTCGCGGGGGACCCATGTCTTCCCGCCGGGGCCCTCACTCCGGCTGACGACGGACATGATCACGTACACGGTCTCCCACATCCCGAAGTGGAACCCGATCAACATCTGCAGCTACCACCTGCAGGAAGCGGGCGCCACGCCGGTCCAGGAGATCGCGTACGCGATGTCCACCGCGATCGCGGTTCTCGATGCCGTACGCGACTCAGGGCAGGTCCCCGCCGAGAAGTTCGGGGACGTCGTGGCCCGTATCTCCTTCTTTGTGAACGCGGGCGTCCGCTTCATCGAGGAGATGTGCAAGATGCGGGCGTTCGGGCGGATCTGGGACCAGGTCACGCGCGAGCGCTACGGCATCGAGAACCCCAAGCAGCGCCGCTTCCGGTACGGCGTCCAGGTCAACTCCCTCGGTCTGACCGAGGCGCAGCCGGAGAACAACGTCCAGCGGATCGTCCTCGAGATGCTGGCCGTGACCCTCTCGAAGGACGCACGCGCGCGTGCCGTGCAGCTGCCCGCCTGGAACGAGGCACTGGGTCTGCCCCGGCCCTGGGACCAGCAGTGGTCGCTGCGCATCCAGCAGGTGCTGGCGCACGAGAGCGATCTGCTGGAGTACGAGGATATCTTCGAGGGCTCGCACGTCATCGAGGCGAAGGTCGCGAAGCTCGTCGAGGAGTCTCTCGCCGAGATCGACCGGATCCAGGAGATGGGCGGTGCGATGGCCGCCGTCGAGTCGGGCTACCTCAAGTCGCAGCTCGTCTCCTCGCACGCGGAGCGCCGCGGTCGTATCGAGTCCGGTCAAGAGAAGATCATCGGCGTCAACATCTTCGAGACGACCGAGCCGAATCCCCTCACCGCCGACCTCGACACGGCGATCCAGACGGTCGATCCGGCCGTCGAGGCCCGTGTCATCGGCTCCCTGGAGCACTGGCGCGACACCCGCTACCAGCCGCCCTTCAACCACCCGCGCCCGTGCAAGGCGCTGGACCGGCTGAAGGAGGCCGCCAAGGGCACCGCCAACCTCATGGAGGCCACCCTGGAGTGCGCCCGCGCCGGTGTCACGACCGGCGAGTGGGCCGGGGCGCTGCGCGAGGTGTTCGGGGAGTTCCGGGCGCCGACGGGCGTGTCGTCAGCGCCGGTTGCCGTCCCCGCGGAGGAGGGCTCGGCCATGGCCGACGTCCGCCGCAGGGTCGACCTGACGGCGAAGGACATGGGCGTCGGCAAGCTGCGGTTCCTGGTCGGCAAGCCGGGCCTGGACGGACACTCCAACGGCGCCGAGCAGATCGCCGTGCGGGCGCGTGACGCCGGCTTCGAGGTGGTCTACCAGGGCATCCGCCTGACGCCCGAACAGATCGTGGACGCGGCCCTCGCGGAGGACGTGCACGCGGTCGGCCTTTCCATCCTGTCCGGCTCGCACGCCCAGCTCGTGCCGGACGTGCTGGAGCGCCTTCGTGTGGCCGGTGCCACAGAGATACCCGTCATCGCCGGTGGGATCATCCCCAATGGCGACGCCGAGCAGCTCAGGGCCGCGGGTGTGGCCGCCGTCTTCACCCCGAAGGACTTCGACATCACCGGAATCATCGGCCGCATCGTCGACGAGATCCGGAAAGCGAACAAGCTCGACCCCCTGGAGGTCCCCGCATGA
- a CDS encoding HpcH/HpaI aldolase/citrate lyase family protein yields MTVNRLRPRRSCLAVPGSNPRFLEKAQGLPADQVFLDLEDACAPLAKPEARHTIVKFLNEGDWTGKTRVVRVNDWTTEWTYRDVVTVVEGAGQNLDCIMLPKVQTAQQVVALDLLLTQIEKTMGFEVGKIGIEAQIENAQGLNNVNEIATASQRVETIIFGPADFMASINMKSLVVGEQPPGYPADAYHYILMKILMAARANDLQAIDGPYLQIRNIDGYREVAQRAAALGFDGKWVLHPGQVEASNEIFSPSQEDYDHAELILDAYDYYTSEAGGKKGSAMLGDEMIDEASRKMALVISGKGRAAGMQRTSKFEIPEA; encoded by the coding sequence ATGACCGTCAACCGTCTGCGTCCCCGCCGCTCGTGTCTCGCGGTCCCGGGAAGCAACCCCCGCTTCCTCGAGAAGGCGCAGGGCCTGCCGGCGGACCAGGTCTTCCTCGACCTGGAGGACGCGTGCGCCCCGCTCGCCAAGCCCGAGGCGCGGCACACCATCGTCAAGTTCCTCAACGAGGGCGACTGGACGGGCAAGACGCGGGTCGTGCGCGTCAACGACTGGACGACCGAGTGGACGTACCGTGACGTCGTGACCGTCGTCGAGGGTGCCGGCCAGAACCTCGACTGCATCATGCTGCCGAAGGTGCAGACCGCCCAGCAGGTCGTCGCCCTCGACCTCCTGCTGACCCAGATCGAGAAGACGATGGGCTTCGAGGTCGGCAAGATCGGCATCGAGGCGCAGATCGAGAACGCGCAGGGCCTGAACAACGTCAACGAGATCGCGACGGCGTCCCAGCGCGTCGAGACGATCATCTTCGGCCCGGCCGACTTCATGGCGTCCATCAACATGAAGTCGCTGGTCGTGGGCGAGCAGCCGCCCGGCTACCCGGCGGACGCCTACCACTACATCCTGATGAAGATCCTGATGGCCGCCCGCGCCAACGACCTCCAGGCGATCGACGGCCCCTACCTCCAGATCCGCAACATCGACGGCTACCGCGAGGTCGCCCAGCGCGCCGCGGCCCTCGGCTTCGACGGCAAGTGGGTGCTGCACCCGGGCCAGGTCGAGGCGTCCAACGAGATCTTCTCGCCCTCGCAGGAGGACTACGACCACGCCGAGCTGATCCTGGACGCGTACGACTACTACACGTCCGAGGCGGGCGGCAAGAAGGGCTCGGCGATGCTCGGCGACGAGATGATCGACGAGGCCAGCCGCAAGATGGCGCTGGTCATCTCCGGCAAGGGCCGCGCGGCCGGCATGCAGCGCACGAGCAAGTTCGAGATCCCGGAGGCCTGA
- a CDS encoding MaoC family dehydratase translates to MQFGRTYEEFEVGATYKHWPGKTVTEYDDHLFCLLTMNHHPLHMDTNYAEKTTDFGKNVVVGNYIYSLLLGMSVPDISGKAIANLEIESLKHVAPTFHGDTIYGQTTVLDKWPSKSKNDRGIVYVETKGYKQDGTLVCVFRRKVMVPTETYIKERGGEQPGRPELTEQEK, encoded by the coding sequence ATGCAGTTCGGACGCACCTACGAGGAGTTCGAGGTCGGGGCGACGTACAAGCACTGGCCGGGAAAGACGGTCACGGAGTACGACGACCACCTGTTCTGTCTCCTCACGATGAACCACCACCCGCTCCACATGGACACCAACTATGCGGAGAAGACGACGGACTTCGGCAAGAACGTCGTCGTGGGCAACTACATCTACTCCCTCCTGCTCGGCATGTCGGTCCCGGACATCTCCGGCAAGGCCATCGCCAACCTGGAGATCGAGTCGCTCAAGCACGTGGCGCCGACCTTCCACGGCGACACGATCTACGGCCAGACGACCGTGCTCGACAAGTGGCCGTCGAAGTCGAAGAACGACCGCGGCATCGTCTACGTCGAGACCAAGGGCTACAAGCAGGACGGCACGCTCGTGTGCGTGTTCCGCCGCAAGGTGATGGTGCCGACCGAGACGTACATCAAGGAGCGCGGCGGCGAGCAGCCGGGCCGCCCCGAGCTCACGGAGCAGGAGAAGTAG
- a CDS encoding acyl-CoA dehydrogenase family protein, whose product MARLAQTAGLTDIQQEILSTVRDFVDKEIIPVATELEHRDEYPQQIVDGLKELGLFGLMIPEEYGGLGESLLTYALCVEEIARGWMSVSGIINTHFIVAYMLKQHGTQEQKDHFLPRMAAGDIRGAFSMSEPGLGSDVSAITSKAVKDGEEYVLNGQKMWLTNGGTSSLVAVLVRSDEGHPEGTAPHKSMTTFLVEKEPGFGEVRPGLTIPGKIDKMGYKGVDTTELIMDGLRIPANRVLGGVTGRGFYQMMDGVEVGRVNVAARGCGVAQRAFELGVRYAQQRHTFGKPIAQHQAIQFKLAEMATKVEAAHAMMVNAARKKDSGERNDLEAGMAKYLASEYCKEVVEDAFRIHGGYGFSKEYEIERLYREAPMLLIGEGTAEIQKMIIGRRLLEEYRFQG is encoded by the coding sequence ATGGCGCGACTCGCCCAGACCGCCGGTCTGACCGACATCCAGCAGGAGATCCTCTCCACCGTCCGCGACTTCGTGGACAAGGAGATCATCCCGGTCGCCACCGAGCTGGAACACCGCGACGAGTACCCGCAGCAGATCGTCGACGGTCTGAAGGAGTTGGGCCTGTTCGGCCTGATGATTCCCGAGGAGTACGGCGGTCTGGGCGAGTCGCTCCTGACGTACGCGCTGTGCGTCGAGGAGATCGCCCGCGGCTGGATGTCGGTGTCCGGCATCATCAACACGCACTTCATCGTGGCGTACATGCTCAAGCAGCACGGCACGCAGGAGCAGAAGGACCACTTCCTGCCGCGCATGGCGGCCGGCGACATCCGCGGCGCCTTCTCGATGTCGGAGCCGGGCCTGGGGTCCGACGTGTCGGCCATCACGTCGAAGGCGGTGAAGGACGGCGAGGAGTACGTCCTCAACGGCCAGAAGATGTGGCTGACGAACGGCGGCACGTCCTCTCTGGTCGCCGTTCTCGTCCGAAGTGACGAAGGACACCCCGAGGGCACCGCGCCCCACAAGTCGATGACGACCTTCCTCGTCGAGAAGGAGCCCGGCTTCGGAGAGGTCCGCCCCGGCCTCACCATCCCCGGCAAGATCGACAAGATGGGCTACAAGGGCGTCGACACGACCGAGCTCATCATGGACGGCCTGCGCATTCCGGCCAATCGGGTGCTCGGCGGCGTCACCGGCCGAGGTTTTTACCAAATGATGGACGGCGTCGAGGTCGGCCGCGTCAATGTGGCGGCGCGTGGCTGCGGCGTCGCTCAGCGTGCCTTCGAACTCGGCGTCCGGTACGCCCAGCAGCGTCACACCTTCGGCAAGCCGATCGCCCAGCACCAGGCCATCCAGTTCAAGCTGGCCGAGATGGCTACCAAGGTCGAGGCGGCGCATGCCATGATGGTGAACGCGGCACGCAAAAAGGACTCCGGGGAGCGAAACGACCTTGAGGCTGGGATGGCGAAGTACCTCGCCTCCGAGTACTGCAAGGAGGTCGTCGAAGATGCCTTCCGGATCCACGGCGGCTACGGCTTCTCCAAGGAGTACGAGATCGAGCGCCTCTACCGAGAGGCTCCGATGCTGCTTATCGGTGAAGGTACCGCCGAGATCCAGAAAATGATCATCGGTCGCAGGTTGCTCGAAGAGTATCGGTTCCAGGGATAG
- a CDS encoding phosphatidylserine decarboxylase → MPHSQTSAPRDSRAGVRLARGASPWLLPTVATAALSLARARRSGVAKAVAVPATALAAGMLWFFRDPEREIAQGRVISPADGVVQSIMPWKDGRTRVAIFMSPLNVHVNRAPLSGTVTSVEHIPGGFVPAFNKESENNERVVWHFDTELGDIEMIQIAGAVARRIVPYIPQGTKVEQGDRIGLIRFGSRVDIYLPEGVEVAVEVGQKTVAGVTRIDRD, encoded by the coding sequence ATGCCCCACAGCCAAACCTCTGCACCTCGCGACAGCCGGGCCGGCGTACGCCTCGCGCGCGGAGCATCGCCGTGGCTTCTCCCGACCGTCGCCACCGCAGCCCTCAGCCTGGCCCGCGCACGCCGCTCCGGCGTCGCCAAGGCCGTGGCCGTGCCCGCCACCGCGCTCGCGGCGGGCATGCTGTGGTTCTTCCGCGACCCCGAGCGCGAGATCGCCCAGGGCCGGGTCATCTCGCCCGCCGACGGTGTGGTGCAGAGCATCATGCCGTGGAAGGACGGCCGCACTCGCGTCGCGATCTTCATGAGCCCGCTCAACGTCCACGTCAACCGTGCGCCGCTCTCCGGAACGGTCACGTCCGTGGAGCACATCCCTGGCGGGTTCGTTCCGGCGTTCAACAAGGAGAGCGAGAACAACGAGCGCGTAGTCTGGCATTTCGACACCGAACTCGGCGACATCGAGATGATCCAGATCGCCGGCGCGGTGGCCCGTCGCATCGTTCCTTACATCCCGCAGGGCACGAAGGTCGAGCAGGGCGACCGTATCGGTCTGATCCGCTTCGGCTCCCGTGTCGACATCTACCTGCCCGAGGGCGTGGAGGTCGCGGTCGAGGTCGGGCAGAAGACCGTGGCTGGGGTGACTCGCATTGACCGTGATTGA
- the pssA gene encoding CDP-diacylglycerol--serine O-phosphatidyltransferase produces MPEADEVDEEEEMPLSLRLSIADTLTLGNATCGFMAVYFTTTGILIPHLTGSQETGMARHSAATAVILMLCAAVFDLFDGLVARKLRSSPMGAELDNLSDLISFGLAPAYFVLVYGMVADDAHQRVAAVGAIVVLLAVVLRLARFSCVTPPNGMFQGMPSPFGALTVVSIVLLELPFVATLLAILGTAWLMVSRVEYPKPRGRLAVAMLGWIVVSMGLLAAWAFEAPSGQLLLQTGCALQLVMGAVIPLFATARRVNNFRDNRREARAAQIP; encoded by the coding sequence GTGCCCGAGGCCGACGAGGTCGACGAAGAGGAGGAGATGCCTCTTTCTCTCCGCCTGTCGATAGCGGACACCCTCACCCTCGGCAACGCCACGTGCGGCTTCATGGCGGTGTACTTCACCACCACCGGCATCCTGATCCCGCACCTCACCGGCAGCCAGGAGACCGGCATGGCCCGCCACAGCGCGGCCACGGCGGTCATCCTGATGCTCTGCGCGGCGGTCTTCGACCTGTTCGACGGCCTGGTCGCGAGGAAGCTCCGCTCCTCCCCGATGGGCGCGGAGCTGGACAACCTCTCCGACCTGATCAGCTTTGGTCTGGCCCCGGCGTACTTCGTCCTGGTCTACGGCATGGTCGCCGACGACGCGCACCAGCGGGTGGCGGCGGTCGGCGCGATCGTCGTACTGCTCGCGGTGGTGCTGAGACTCGCGCGCTTCTCCTGCGTGACGCCACCGAACGGCATGTTCCAGGGCATGCCGTCGCCGTTCGGCGCGCTGACGGTGGTCTCGATCGTCCTGCTGGAGCTGCCCTTCGTCGCGACCCTGCTGGCGATCCTGGGCACGGCCTGGCTGATGGTGAGCCGCGTCGAGTACCCGAAGCCGCGCGGCCGCCTCGCGGTGGCGATGCTCGGCTGGATCGTGGTCAGCATGGGTCTGCTCGCCGCCTGGGCCTTCGAAGCCCCCAGCGGCCAGCTCCTGCTCCAGACGGGCTGCGCGCTGCAGCTCGTCATGGGCGCGGTCATCCCGTTGTTCGCCACGGCCCGCCGGGTGAACAACTTCCGCGACAACCGACGTGAGGCGCGGGCGGCACAGATCCCGTAA
- a CDS encoding glycerate kinase — protein MLIAADKFKGSLTAVQVAERVTAGLRRVVPDVRVEAMPVADGGDGTVDAAVAAGFERREVRVAGPLGHEVTAAFALRGDTAVVEMAEASGLQRLPAGVFAPLTASTYGSGELLRAALDAGARTIVFGVGGSATTDGGAGMLGALGARFLDADGEPVTPGGGGLGDLATADLSGLDPRLASVELVLASDVDNPLTGPKGAPAVYGPQKGASPDDVATLDAALAHFAKVLEESVGAKAAEHAAAPGAGAAGGIGYGALLIGARFRAGIEVMLDVLGFAPALERADLVITGEGSLDEQTLHGKAPAGVAAAARAAGKEVVAVCGRLALAPEALGRAGIRRAYPLTDVEPDVAKCIADAGPILERVAERIAGDFLS, from the coding sequence GTGCTCATCGCCGCGGACAAGTTCAAGGGGTCGCTGACGGCCGTGCAGGTCGCCGAGCGGGTGACGGCCGGCCTGCGCCGGGTCGTGCCGGACGTCCGGGTCGAGGCCATGCCCGTGGCCGACGGCGGCGACGGAACCGTGGACGCGGCGGTCGCGGCCGGTTTCGAGCGCCGGGAGGTACGGGTCGCCGGGCCCCTCGGGCACGAGGTGACGGCGGCGTTCGCGCTCCGCGGCGACACGGCGGTCGTGGAGATGGCCGAGGCGAGCGGCCTGCAGCGGCTGCCCGCCGGCGTCTTCGCGCCGCTCACGGCGTCCACCTACGGCTCGGGCGAGCTGCTGCGGGCCGCGCTGGACGCGGGCGCCCGCACGATCGTGTTCGGCGTCGGCGGCAGCGCCACCACCGACGGCGGCGCCGGAATGCTGGGCGCGCTGGGCGCGCGGTTCCTGGACGCGGACGGGGAGCCGGTGACGCCGGGCGGCGGAGGCCTGGGCGACCTGGCCACCGCGGACCTCTCCGGCCTGGACCCGAGGCTCGCCTCGGTCGAACTGGTGCTCGCCAGCGACGTCGACAATCCACTGACCGGCCCGAAGGGCGCACCGGCGGTGTACGGCCCGCAGAAGGGCGCCTCGCCGGACGACGTGGCGACGCTGGACGCGGCGCTCGCGCACTTCGCGAAGGTGCTGGAGGAGTCGGTCGGCGCCAAGGCCGCCGAGCACGCCGCCGCACCGGGTGCCGGCGCGGCCGGTGGCATCGGCTACGGCGCCCTCCTCATCGGCGCCCGCTTCCGCGCCGGCATCGAGGTCATGCTCGACGTCCTGGGCTTCGCGCCCGCGCTGGAGCGGGCCGATCTCGTCATCACCGGCGAGGGCTCCCTGGACGAGCAGACCCTGCACGGCAAGGCCCCGGCGGGCGTCGCCGCCGCAGCCCGCGCGGCCGGCAAGGAGGTCGTCGCGGTCTGCGGCCGCCTGGCACTGGCACCGGAGGCGCTGGGGCGTGCCGGGATCCGGCGGGCGTACCCGCTGACGGACGTCGAGCCGGACGTGGCGAAGTGCATCGCGGACGCGGGGCCGATTCTGGAGCGGGTGGCGGAGCGGATCGCCGGGGACTTCCTGAGCTGA
- a CDS encoding ADP-ribosylglycohydrolase family protein, protein MTPVGTEPELADRVLGGWLGRIAGNMLGKPVEQGDLWTRDRIDRYLRQAAALPLTDYLPEPVSEDDGFELRPEWRQCVRGRIHGSCRDDDVDYAILGLDLLETHGFGFSTEQVGDLWLLRLPYLQTFTAERAAYRNLANGLKPPLTATYDNPYQEWIGALIRADIYGWTCPGDPRRAAALARRDAVLSHTGNGVYGAMWAAALVSAAFTASTVRQAVDRALAVIPASSRLARTVRRVVSLHDTRMTWEDTLATVAEETAGLGWIHTIPNAAVLTAGLLYGDGDFTRSITLTVRGGLDTDSNGATAGSVAGVLTGAEAIPDQWTGPLEDTVRSAVFGFDGMRISELAERTVRLAEAQAEAAV, encoded by the coding sequence ATGACCCCTGTGGGCACTGAGCCGGAGCTCGCCGACCGCGTACTCGGAGGCTGGCTCGGCCGGATCGCGGGCAACATGCTCGGCAAGCCGGTCGAGCAGGGCGACCTGTGGACGCGGGACCGTATCGACCGCTATCTGCGGCAGGCCGCAGCCCTGCCCCTCACCGACTATCTCCCCGAGCCGGTCAGCGAGGACGACGGCTTCGAGCTGCGCCCCGAGTGGCGCCAGTGCGTGCGCGGCCGTATCCACGGCAGCTGCCGCGACGACGACGTCGACTACGCCATCCTCGGCCTCGACCTGCTGGAGACCCACGGCTTCGGCTTCAGCACCGAGCAGGTCGGCGACCTGTGGCTGCTGCGGCTGCCGTATCTGCAGACCTTCACGGCGGAGCGGGCCGCGTACCGCAACCTCGCGAACGGTCTGAAACCGCCGCTCACCGCCACCTACGACAACCCTTACCAGGAGTGGATCGGCGCCCTCATCCGCGCCGACATCTACGGCTGGACGTGCCCCGGCGACCCGCGTCGCGCCGCCGCCCTCGCCCGCCGGGACGCGGTGCTGTCCCACACCGGCAACGGGGTGTACGGCGCGATGTGGGCGGCGGCGCTGGTCTCGGCGGCGTTCACGGCGTCCACGGTCCGCCAGGCGGTCGACAGGGCGCTCGCCGTCATCCCGGCGAGCAGCCGGCTCGCCCGCACCGTGCGCCGCGTCGTCTCGCTCCACGACACCCGGATGACCTGGGAGGACACGCTCGCCACCGTCGCCGAGGAGACCGCCGGGCTCGGCTGGATCCACACCATTCCGAACGCGGCCGTGCTCACCGCGGGGCTGCTGTACGGCGACGGCGACTTCACCCGCAGCATCACCCTCACCGTGCGCGGCGGCCTGGACACCGACTCCAACGGGGCCACTGCCGGCTCGGTCGCGGGGGTGCTGACCGGGGCGGAGGCGATCCCGGACCAGTGGACCGGGCCGCTGGAGGACACCGTCCGCAGTGCGGTGTTCGGGTTCGACGGGATGCGGATCAGCGAGCTGGCGGAACGGACGGTGCGGCTGGCGGAGGCGCAGGCCGAGGCGGCGGTCTAG
- a CDS encoding NUDIX hydrolase: MTTTPDFAAYIATLPRILAGAAALFRDAEGRVLLVEPNYREGWALPGGTIESDDGETPRQGARRETAEEIGLDRDLGRLLAVDWSHGTGRPPLVAYLYDGGVLGEDDLKAIRLQEEELLSWRLVPREEITAHLPGSLGRRVLAALDVLAVGGGTVELENGHRVG, from the coding sequence ATGACCACCACGCCTGACTTCGCCGCGTACATCGCAACTCTCCCCCGCATCCTCGCCGGTGCCGCCGCCCTGTTCCGGGACGCCGAGGGCCGGGTGCTGCTCGTGGAGCCGAACTACCGCGAGGGCTGGGCGCTTCCGGGCGGCACGATCGAGTCCGACGACGGCGAGACGCCCCGCCAGGGGGCGCGCCGGGAGACGGCCGAGGAGATCGGCCTGGACCGTGACCTGGGCCGGCTGCTCGCGGTGGACTGGTCGCACGGCACGGGGCGGCCGCCGCTGGTGGCGTACCTGTACGACGGTGGGGTCCTCGGCGAGGACGACCTCAAGGCGATCCGGTTGCAGGAGGAGGAGCTGCTGTCCTGGCGGCTCGTTCCGCGCGAGGAGATCACGGCTCATCTGCCGGGCTCTCTGGGCCGCCGCGTCCTGGCCGCACTGGACGTGCTCGCGGTCGGCGGGGGAACGGTGGAGCTGGAGAACGGTCACCGGGTGGGCTGA
- a CDS encoding SIR2 family NAD-dependent protein deacylase, protein MTKPLVALLSGAGISTDSGIPDYRGPNGLWRRDPEAEKLVTYEYYMGDPEIRRRSWQMRRKNRTLKAEPNAAHRAVAELERTGVPVRVITQNVDGLHQLAGMPTRKVLELHGSARSVVCTKCHARGPMQDAIARVEAGEDDPPCLECGGVLKSATVMFGERLDPVVLGEAVAITKACQVFIAVGTTLQVQPAAGLAGVAADHGARLVIVNAEPTPYDDRADEVIREPIGTALPKLLRGLGE, encoded by the coding sequence ATGACCAAGCCCCTCGTCGCCCTCCTCAGCGGCGCCGGTATCTCGACCGACTCCGGCATCCCCGACTACCGCGGGCCGAACGGGCTGTGGCGGCGGGACCCCGAGGCCGAGAAGCTCGTGACATACGAGTACTACATGGGCGACCCGGAGATCCGGCGGCGCTCGTGGCAGATGCGGCGCAAGAACCGCACGCTCAAGGCCGAGCCCAACGCGGCGCACCGGGCGGTGGCCGAGCTGGAGCGGACCGGGGTGCCGGTGCGGGTGATCACGCAGAACGTGGACGGGCTGCACCAGCTCGCCGGGATGCCCACCCGCAAGGTGCTCGAACTGCACGGCAGCGCGCGGAGTGTGGTCTGCACGAAGTGCCACGCCCGCGGGCCGATGCAGGACGCGATCGCGCGGGTCGAGGCGGGGGAGGACGACCCGCCGTGCCTGGAGTGCGGCGGTGTCCTCAAGTCGGCGACCGTCATGTTCGGCGAGCGGCTCGATCCGGTGGTGCTCGGTGAGGCGGTCGCGATCACCAAGGCGTGCCAGGTGTTCATCGCCGTGGGCACCACCCTCCAGGTGCAGCCCGCCGCCGGCCTCGCGGGCGTCGCCGCCGACCACGGCGCCCGGCTCGTCATCGTCAACGCCGAGCCGACGCCGTACGACGACCGCGCCGACGAGGTGATCCGCGAGCCGATCGGCACCGCGCTGCCAAAGCTGCTGCGCGGCCTGGGCGAGTAG
- a CDS encoding VOC family protein — translation MTSRIRHVTIDSADAYALAGFWSQVLGLPVHKDDEPGDEEVLIEGAGLLFVTVPERKTLKNRIHVDLQPQDRTRDEEVERLLALGATLIGDRRTPDGRGWAVLADPEGNEFCVERGAAERVG, via the coding sequence ATGACTTCTCGGATACGCCATGTGACGATCGACTCCGCCGACGCCTACGCCCTGGCCGGCTTCTGGTCCCAGGTGCTCGGCCTGCCGGTGCACAAGGACGACGAGCCCGGGGACGAGGAAGTGCTGATCGAGGGCGCGGGCCTGCTGTTCGTCACCGTCCCGGAGCGCAAGACCCTCAAGAACCGGATCCATGTGGACCTTCAGCCGCAGGACCGCACCCGTGACGAGGAGGTCGAGCGGCTCCTCGCCCTCGGCGCCACCCTGATCGGCGACCGCCGCACCCCGGACGGCCGGGGCTGGGCGGTCCTGGCCGACCCGGAGGGCAACGAGTTCTGCGTGGAGCGCGGGGCTGCGGAGCGGGTCGGCTAG
- a CDS encoding methylated-DNA--[protein]-cysteine S-methyltransferase: MKQHTLIDSPYGPLTLVAEDGVLCGLYMTDQRHRPPEKTFGTRDESLFREAEDQLEAYFAGELKEFTLELRLDGTPFQRSVWEQLRKIPYGETRSYGELADALGNSGASRAVGLANGKNPIGIIVPCHRVVGAKGSLTGYGGGLDRKQRLLDFENAGALF; the protein is encoded by the coding sequence ATGAAGCAGCACACCCTCATCGACAGCCCGTACGGCCCCCTCACGCTCGTCGCCGAGGACGGCGTCCTGTGCGGCCTCTACATGACCGACCAACGGCACCGACCACCCGAGAAGACCTTCGGCACCCGCGACGAGTCACTCTTCCGGGAGGCCGAGGACCAGCTGGAGGCCTATTTCGCGGGTGAGTTGAAGGAGTTCACCCTCGAACTCCGTCTGGACGGAACGCCGTTCCAGCGCAGCGTCTGGGAGCAATTGCGGAAGATCCCGTACGGCGAGACCCGCTCCTACGGCGAACTCGCCGACGCCCTCGGCAACTCCGGCGCCTCCCGTGCGGTCGGCCTCGCCAACGGCAAGAATCCGATCGGCATCATCGTCCCCTGCCACCGCGTCGTCGGCGCGAAGGGCAGCCTCACGGGCTACGGCGGCGGCCTGGACCGCAAGCAGCGCCTGCTGGACTTCGAGAACGCAGGCGCGCTGTTCTGA